The DNA segment CAAGGAGGACAGCATAAAGTGGCAACAATGTCCGGTCTTTTCCTAAGCAAACCAACAACCTAAGTAGGAATGTGTTCATGATGTTTAGTCTCGTAGTTCTTTTCCTTGTGGTCGAGCCCACTTCCGGCATCAGTGCAATGCCAGCCCTTAAAAGTGATCTCACAGCTAATAGTATATATGCGTTTTGTTCTTTTCTGATAAAGATGAGGTCTCGAGTACTGATCATGAAGTCTCCTGTGGATTCATCGTCTGTTCTTGGTCGAGCAAGAAGCTTACAAATCTGAGATTGATAAGCACACAAACAGGAACAGATTGCGCTAAGATGTCAGAATTATTCTGTTAAGGCGATTGGGAGATGAACAAGATCTGATAATTTagctttgaatctaatgtgtcttCAGCAGGAGTAGAAGTCCACCAGCTCGTCCAGTGAGTCCGGCGGGGGGTCGGCGTTCTCCAGCATCCACAGAAGGTGGTCGAAGAGCACCACCTCACAGCCCACCACCGTCCCGGCGCCGGTGGTGCCGCCAACTGACCCTCCGGTCCTCGCGACCAGAACGCGGAAGAGCGGGTGGTCGACGAGGTCGGACCTGACGAGGTACCGCCGCCGGGACTTGCCGACGTACACAGCGTGGAGCCCGGGCGGGACTGCGTCTCCGTTGAACGACGCAGACCGCCACGCCTCGTCCTCCTGCGGCCTCGACGACTGGCCGCCGCAGCCTCTCCCCCCGGTCGCGGAGCTCGTGATCCTGCTCGATGAATGCCAACGCTTTATCATGCATCTCAGCTTGCCTAGCTTCCCATTGCCGCTCTTAGCCATTAACCCAAATCTCCAAGTGTCTgtctacgagagagagagagagagaggcgttgGGTGGAGGTTTAATAGGATGGGTGTGAGACTTTAAAGcagtgaggaggaggaggaggaggaggaagaatgaGGAGCCCACCGGAGACCACCAATGGCGCATACACCACCTTCCAGACGACAAGAAGTGAATGAACACTGGGAATAATGGAGCCTCATCTCAACAACATACCTACACGACACAAATCCTTATCTTTCTTGCTGTCATTATTGAAGTCTTGAATCCGTAAAACAAATTATACCACTAACAATAAATACTTGTCATTGCAGATAACATATCATCACGATAGCTAAGAATAACTCTCATCCCAGGAAAGGGTGCAATGTTCCTGTCAACTCCATCCCTTCCTACAAAACAAAGGTTTTAGAGGCACAGAGTGTTGGAAATCTAACACAACATCACACAACTCATGAAACCTGTACGGTGTTTGATCTGTGGATCGACACCTGACACTTGACGGACATGAACAAGTAAATGAAAGAAATAAGAGTACTGTTATCATCTAACTTTGAGCTGATTCAGACAACAGAAAAGAACATTTCTTTTTGGAGCAGTCACATTAATCTAATGCAAAGGGGGGAGTTGTAGACACATGAGTTTGTCAACTTGTGGGATTTGATTCTATCAAGTGCTTAATTAAACATGATGGTAGAAGGCAggccttttttgtttttttgctaatcaataaataaaagaatatggTGATTATCCTAGAAAATACCCATATTTTGGGTATTTCTCAATTGGTATTCTCATTTTAGTTTTTTGCctctaattatatttttttgactcattatagtatttttgacttattatagtgttttgatcgtcataataaaaataatataaaatttaattaaaaatattataaataagttaaatagaatcaaaatacactagaaaccacttgatatatcatcaaataggtatttataatatttaaaattaatatcatcaaaataaaaataaaaaaaattaatcatcacaataaaaacatTGTAAAACCTACTTGAAACTACTGAAAATGATCTAAATGAACTTTTAATCTCAACCGAACCATCATAATGGTTTATGATTAATGACAATCGAAAATACATAATATAATATCACTTACAGTGTTTTTTAATAGTGTTTACAGtgtttttaatatcttaataaaaatactataaatattattaaaaatattataaatgagccaaataaaaatattgtaatcatCTAAAATTGGtaaaagaaaaaagcaaaaaaaatttgatgaaaaaattttaaggggtattttgaatatttgtaaattatggatattatttgaaaatagatAAGGAGATTGCAAATCGAGATTACTATTTGCAATctcctttttgttatttatattctCATGTCAAGAACTTTGAATATTTCTAAGTTATATCTTTTAAATAGATGTATATATTgtcaatttataatttaattattagaAAAAGATTTTAATCTTTATCTAGAaacctcttttctttctttttttattcatcattttcttctcctccttttaatcgtaaaatgataaaaaaaaaaaaaaaagatgatgaaaTGGAATGAACtaaatatcaaaaagaaggagatgagaaataatttttaatattattatgataatttaatatttttaaaattttatacattCTATAATAATCTAAAAGATAATATATTCTAGATAATTATATTAACTCAAAAGATGTCATATTCTAAATCTAGTGTAAACTATTTAGTAAGTTACATGAACAATAGGGAGAATCCATAATAATAGGGTGCATATGgcgattataaaatatatatatataaataaataaattatgaatagaaaaaaaaaactctaaataGTAAACTCCAAAAACAAAAAGGGGTACCAATCGTTAAATACAAAGAATATAAATATTTGTTTAGACAGtcatcaaaaaataatatcataatcttttaccttatttttattttcaagaaaaatgataaaagaaaatttgagaaGCGCAGATAAAGGCCAAAAATATAAGGCCCAGTCCCTTCCAGATTCTTCTGGATCATCCACCGGTGCAGGACACCTCATCACCTCTGGAACCTTCCTCTTCCCTCTTTTTATTACGGATCGGCACTTCTTCCCTGCCCTACAAGGACTAGCATCGAACAGGAAGCGCTCGTaggcacgcacgcacgcacgcacgcacgcagaGGAAGAAGGATGAGCCTGACGGCCGACTCTGCACTCTTCGACTCGGCGGTACGCCACCTGTTCCACCTCCCGGAGACGCTGGAGAAGCTCGGCTTCCCCGCCTCGGCCGTGCGGCCGCACGACGCACACCGCGGCAACGGCCGCGGCCGCAACGGGGAGGAGGGGGTGGGCCTCCGAAGCGCACCCGTCGACATACTCGAGAGCCACAAGGAATACACCTTCGTCATCGACGTCCCCGGCCTGTCCAAGTCCGACATCCAAGTACGTATTCTTCTACTCGTCCGCCACGATTTGATCCAGCTGCGGGGTGGCGATTTCGCTGACGACGCGCGTGGGTGCAGGTGACCCTGGAGGACGAGAAGATTCTGGTGATCAAGAGCAgcgggaagag comes from the Musa acuminata AAA Group cultivar baxijiao chromosome BXJ2-8, Cavendish_Baxijiao_AAA, whole genome shotgun sequence genome and includes:
- the LOC135619785 gene encoding 18.6 kDa class III heat shock protein-like, encoding MSLTADSALFDSAVRHLFHLPETLEKLGFPASAVRPHDAHRGNGRGRNGEEGVGLRSAPVDILESHKEYTFVIDVPGLSKSDIQVTLEDEKILVIKSSGKRKRNDGEEEGCRYLLLERSAPVKFLRKFRLPEDASSSGITAKCENGVLTVVVGKIPPPEPKTRTVEVNIA
- the LOC103995188 gene encoding auxin-responsive protein SAUR76-like; amino-acid sequence: MAKSGNGKLGKLRCMIKRWHSSSRITSSATGGRGCGGQSSRPQEDEAWRSASFNGDAVPPGLHAVYVGKSRRRYLVRSDLVDHPLFRVLVARTGGSVGGTTGAGTVVGCEVVLFDHLLWMLENADPPPDSLDELVDFYSC